A genomic region of Rhipicephalus sanguineus isolate Rsan-2018 chromosome 3, BIME_Rsan_1.4, whole genome shotgun sequence contains the following coding sequences:
- the LOC125757552 gene encoding uncharacterized protein LOC125757552 encodes MHLRSGTILPTGGAQDSSHEQADQLLAQQLNTFQRVAELCNTVMDRMGTRAGEPQLLPPATLPTYTGYDDPKSVADFLEEMDRYVRATGASEAHVMARILPLALRDAAGRWWRLQAPFTTWAEFEQRFREEFLPPGYELRVQRELELRTQHPDESLLEYVRTMQELHRRAAPTASERDQVARVIRQSHPRFRPLLYGRTFETLEHLAREARGVQDALLAESTYVPPPAPQSALEPSLAWRAPAASPSCDPTSPDEGLTLDFPARGYRLHGQSETTPFAENIDFGPVPRHAEGVAAMHTTLPSAVMQSLSNFTGTNHQRKQLEAVLTPFSGMFTERPGKTDVLVHRINTGDARPWRCNPRPLSQHKRAVLDKALDEMIDTGATQQLMNKDMPHQGLAAQSPTPPSKWYNLRPR; translated from the exons ATGCATCTCCGGTCCGGGACGATCTTGCCTACCGGCGGCGCGCAGGATTCTTCGCACGAGCaggctgaccagctgctggcacagcagctgaacacatttcagcgtgtcgctgagttGTGCAACACGGTCATGGACCGCATGGGCACTCGCGCCGGCGAACCACAGCTCCTACCGCCGGCCACGCTACCCACGTACACGGGTTACGACGACCCGAAATCAGTGGCTGATTTCCTAGAGGAAATGGACAGGTATGTCAGAGCGACCGGTGCCTCGGAAGCGCACGTGATGGCTCGAATCCTGCCGTTGGCTTTACGGGATGCCGCAGGACGGTGGTGGAGGCTACAAGCGCCTTTCACCACTTGGGCagaatttgaacagcgcttccgagaggaatttctgccccctgggtacgagctgcgagtccagcgtgagctcgaactaagaacccagcatccggacgaaagtttgctcgagtacgtccggacgatgcaggaactgcatcgccgagcagcaccgactgcctcggaaagggaccaagtagctcgggtcattcgacagagtcatcccagattcaggccacttctttatgggcgcacattcgaaacccttgagcacctcgcacgggaggcccgcggtgtacaagacgccctgttagctgagagcacttacgtgccaccgccagcgccgcaatctgctcttgagccgTCACTGGCTTGGCGCGCCCCCGCAGCCAGTCCCTCATGCGACCCGACGAGCCCAG ACGAGGGGCTCACACTCGACTTTCCTGCAAGAGGCTACCGCCTTCACGGACAGTCCGAGACAACACCCTTTGCGGAGAATATAGACTTCGGGCCTGTACCAAGACACGCGGAAGgcgtggcagccatgcacaccaccctgccgtcagcagtcatgcagtcccTCAGCAACTTCACGGGAACGAACCACCAACGGAAGCAGCTAGAGGCCGTGTTGACACCGTTCTCGGGAATGTTTACGGAACGTCCTGGGAAGACCGACGTCCTAGTACATCGCATCAATACCGGCGACGCCCGACCATGGCGTTGCAACCCGAGACCGTTGAGCCAGCACAAGCGAGCCGTTCTCGATAAAGCCCTGGACGAAatgatcgacacaggagcc ACTCAGCAGCTGATGAACAAAGATATGCCTCACCAGGGCTTGGCCGCCCAGTCACCCACACCACCAAGCAAGTGGTACAACCTGCGTCCCCGGTGA